TGTGGAGTCCGCTGGCGATGGGCTTACTCACCGGCAAGTACGACGAGGGCCGCCCCGAGGGTTCCCGCCTGACCGACAACGAGAACTGGGGCAAGAACTTCCTGACCGATGAGAACATCCAGAAGGTGCGCGATCTCAAGCCGGTCGCCGACGACCTGGGCATCACCCGCGCCCAGCTCGCGCTGGCGTGGATTCTGCGCCAGCCGGGCGTGAGCAGCGTCATCACCGGGGCCACCAAGGTCGGGCAGATCGAGGACACCGTCCGGGCGGCGGGCGTGCGGCTCAGCGAGGACGTGACCCGCCGCATCGAGGACATCCTGACCTGCTGAGCGGGGGGAGGGGCGGCAGCCCGGGGGCGGTGGGGAGAGCGGTGTTCCTCAGCGCCCCCGCTTCCGGGCGGCCCGGCCCGTTCCCCCGGCCTGAGGGTCCGCCTGCACGGGCGTGGGGAGGGGGGGCCAGACCCGGTTGCGTCCCGCCCGCTTGGCGCGGTAGAGCTGCTCGTCGGCCTGCTCCAGGGCGGTCCGGAAGGCCTGGTCCCCGGCCCCCGGCGCCGGAGCGTAGCCCGCGCTGACCGTGAGGTGCAGGCCCGGGGGCAGCCCGCTCCAGCCCTGCGCCCCGACCGCCCGGCGCAGCTCCTCGACCAGGGCGGGCGCGCCGGCCGGGGGCAGACCAGGCACGACCAGCAGGAATTCCTCGCCGCCGTAGCGGACCAGCAGGCTGCCGGCCGGGGCCTGGGCGCGCAGGCGCAGGGCCACGGCGCGCAGGGCCGCGTCCCCGACCGCGTGCGAGTGGCGGTCGTTGACGCTCTTGAAGTCGTCGATGTCGAACAGGGCGAGCAGCAGGGGAGCGCCGCCCGCGCCGGCCAGCTCGGTCAGGGCGTCGTGCAGGCCCCGGCGGTTGAGCAGCCCGGTGAGGGGGTCCTGGCGGGCCTGGTCCTCGGCGCGGCGCACGCTGTCTTGCCAGCCCTGGGCCAGGGCGCGGGCCTGGCGCAACTCGCGCGCCAGATCGTCGTGGCGGCCCTCGATCTGGGCCAGGCGGCCCAGGGCCAGCTGCGCGCCGCTCAGCGCCTCCCGCAAGGTCTCCAGCGCCGCCGCCAGGTCGCCCTGGCGCTCGTACAGCCCCGCCACCGCCCGCAGGATGTCCTGGGTCTCGCGGTGACGCTGCTGCGCGCGGGCGCTTGCCAGCGCGGCGGCGTAGTGCTGCTGGGCTTCGCCGAACTGGCCCTGGGCCGCCCGCACCTCGGCCAGCGCCAGCCAGGCGTCGAGGTAGGACTGCTGGCCCAGCTGGGTGTGGTGGTCCAGTGCGGCCAGCGCGTGGTCCTCGGCGCAGCTCAGGCGGCCTTCGAGCAGGCACAGCCGGGCCGCGTGGGCCTCGGTCAGCAGCGCGAGCAGGCGGTCGGGCCGCTCCGCCAGCCCCGCGCGGGTGGCCGCGATGGCCGCGCGGGTGCGGGCGCGGGCCTCGGCCTCGGCTTCGGGCCGGCCCCGCTCGCGGGCCTCGCGGGCCAGGTTGAGCAGGGTGTGGGCGCGGTTTTCGTGCAGGTAGAGGCCCAGACTCCCCCGGTCGGGGTCGGGAAGCGACGCCAGCAGTTCTTCCAGCACGTTGAGCTGGTGCAGCGCCTGGGCGTGGTCCCCGGCCAGGTTTTCCAGGTACGCCAGGTTCACCGAGGCGTGCCCGAGGTCCACGGGGTCGGCGGCCCGGCGCGCCAGCGCCTGCGCGCCTTCCAGGTCGCGCCGCGCGCCCACCAGGTCCCCGGTCGACATCCGGACGATGGCGCGGTTGTTGAAAACCCGCGACTCCAGGTCACGCAGGCCATGCTCCTGGGCGAGGTCGAGCGCCAGCGCCAGGTGCTCGAAGGCGCGCTCGTGCCTTCCCTGGGTCGCCTCGATGCCGCCCAGCACCGAGAGGATTTCCACCGTGAGGCCGGGGCGGCGGGCGAGGGCCGCCCCGGCCTCCAGCGCCCGCGCCAGCGCCGTCTGGGCCAGCGCCAGGGCCAGGGCCAGCGCGCGCCCGCGAAAGTGCCGCGCCAGCGCCAGAAACGCCGCCGCGCGCTCCGGGCCGCTCGCCGCGCGGTCCAGGGCCGCGAGCAGGGCAGGCGGAGTGTCGGGCGGCAGGCTCGGCGGCTCCAGAAAGAGGGCTGGCATGGCGGTCATTCTCGCGCGCCGACTCTTGCAGGGTCCTGACCTGTCTGGGGCCCCTTCGCCCCCTCCCCCCGCTGCCCCGTCCAGGGCCGCGCCGCCGGGCGCCGGGGGGCGCTCTTTGCAACTTTGGGCGCACGCGCCGGTCACCTCGCGCCCCTATGCTGACGGGGTGGCAGCCATCGAAACGCGGGAATTGCGCAAAGTGTACCGGGGCCGGGCGGTGGTCGACGGCCTGTCGTTGAGGGTGGAGGAGGGCGAGGTCTTCGGCTTCCTGGGTCCCAACGGGGCGGGCAAGAGCACCACGGTCAAGATGCTGCTGGGGCTGGTGCAGCCCTCGGGGGGCGAGGCGCTGGTCCTGGGCGGGCGGCCGTCGGACCCGGCGGTGCGCGCCCGCCTGGGCTTCTTGCCCGAGCAGTTCCGCTTTCAGACCTGGATGACCGGCCAGGAATTCCTGCACTTTCACGGCCGCCTCGCGGGCCTGGGGGCGGCCGAGCTGCGGACCCGGGTGCCCGAGGTGCTGGAGGAAGTCGGGCTGGGCGGGCGCGGCGGCGAGACGCTGGGCGGCTATTCCAAGGGCATGCTTCAGCGCGCCGGGCTGGCAGGAGCGATTCTGGCGCGGCCCCGGCTGGTCTTTCTCGACGAGCCGACCTCGGCGCTCGACCCCATCGGGCGGGTGGAGGTGCGCGAGATCATCGAGCGGCTGCGCGCTTCCGGCGTGGCGGTCTTTCTCAACTCGCACCTGCTCTCGGAAGTCGAACAGGTCTGCGACCGGGTGGCCTTTGTCAAGGCGGGGCGGGTGCTGCGGCAGGGGTCGATGCGCGAGCTGATGGGCGGCGTGCTGCCGGTGGACCTGCGGGTGGACACGCTCTCGCCCGAGCTGCTCGCGGCGCTGGGCCGCGTCGGCGAGGTGCGCCACACCGACGCGCACACGCCGGGCCGGGTGGACGTGACCCTCTGGCTGGAGCGCGAGGACGCCCTTCCGGCCCTGGCCGACGCCGTTCACGGGCACGGCGCCCGGCTCTACGCGCTCTCGCCCCGGCGCCCCGATCTGGAAACGATGTTCCTCGAACTGATCGAGGGGGGCGCGCCGCAAGGGCAGCCCTCCCGGAGCGCCGTTCATGCGTAACGCCCTCCTGATCGCCGAACTCTCCCTGCGCGAGGCGGTGCGCAAGCGGCTGGTCGTCGTGCTGCTGCTGCTCACCGCCGCGTTCGTGGGCTTTTACCTCTACGGGGTCTTCCGGCTGGAGGGAACGCTCGACCAGCGCGCCATCGACGCGGGGCTGGAGGGCCGCAGCGCGAGCGGCGCGGCCAACCTGCCCGTCATGTACGCCACCCTGTTCGGCATGTACCTGGTGTTCTTCCTGGGGTCGCTGATGGCGGTGCTCTCCAGCGTGGGGGCCGTCAGCGCCGACATCGAGAGCGGCGTGATGCAGTCGGTGCTGGCCCGCCCGGTGCGCCGCGCCGAACTTGTCGCGGGGCGCTGGCTGGGGTTCACGCTGGTGAACGTGGTGTACGTGGCGCTGGTCAGCGCGGCGCTTCTGACCGGTATCTACCTGATCAGCGGTTTCGTGCCCCCGGCGCCGCTCCCGGCCGTGGGGCTGGTGCTGCTCGCCATCACCCTGATCACGGCGCTGACCGTGCTGGGCAGCACGCTCTTTACCACCCTCGCCAACGGCATCGGCGTGTTCGTGCTGTACGGGGCGGGCTTCGCGGGCGGCATCCTGGGCGCCATCGGCAGCCTGTCGGACAGCCCGACGCTGGTCACGCTGGGCCGGGTCGCCAACACGCTGATGCCCACCAACGCCCTGTGGCTGGGCGCGACCTACCACCTTCAGCCGGAGGTGCTGCTGCAAGTCGGCGAGGCCACGCGCGGCGCCAACCCGCTGTTCAGCACCGTGCCCATCGCCTCCGGGATGGTCGCGTGGGCCGCCGCCTACGCCGCGCTCGCCGTGCTGCTCGCCATGTGGCGCTTCAGCCGCCGCGACCTGTAGCGGCGAGGCAATCAGCGGGGGACCTCCGGGCGGGTGACGGAGGTCCCGGCCGTTTGCGGGCAGGAAGCCTTCTCAGGACCCCGGCTGGACCAGGCGGCAGGCCGTCAAGGCAGCAAGAAGCCGGAAGCGCGCGGCTCCCGGCGGGTGGCAAGGGCGCCCACGTGCCCTGCCTGGTGCTTCAGCGGCGCTCCTCGCCTCCGGGAGCCTCGCCCCTGGGGGCAGGGTCGCTGCCCGGACGCGGCGCCGGGGTGTCCGCTGCGTGGGGCCGGGGCATGGCGTCGGGCACGGTGGGTTCGGTGCCGGGCGGGAGGTCGGCCTCGGGGCCGGAGGTAA
The window above is part of the Deinococcus budaensis genome. Proteins encoded here:
- a CDS encoding ABC transporter permease subunit, with protein sequence MRNALLIAELSLREAVRKRLVVVLLLLTAAFVGFYLYGVFRLEGTLDQRAIDAGLEGRSASGAANLPVMYATLFGMYLVFFLGSLMAVLSSVGAVSADIESGVMQSVLARPVRRAELVAGRWLGFTLVNVVYVALVSAALLTGIYLISGFVPPAPLPAVGLVLLAITLITALTVLGSTLFTTLANGIGVFVLYGAGFAGGILGAIGSLSDSPTLVTLGRVANTLMPTNALWLGATYHLQPEVLLQVGEATRGANPLFSTVPIASGMVAWAAAYAALAVLLAMWRFSRRDL
- a CDS encoding ABC transporter ATP-binding protein, whose product is MAAIETRELRKVYRGRAVVDGLSLRVEEGEVFGFLGPNGAGKSTTVKMLLGLVQPSGGEALVLGGRPSDPAVRARLGFLPEQFRFQTWMTGQEFLHFHGRLAGLGAAELRTRVPEVLEEVGLGGRGGETLGGYSKGMLQRAGLAGAILARPRLVFLDEPTSALDPIGRVEVREIIERLRASGVAVFLNSHLLSEVEQVCDRVAFVKAGRVLRQGSMRELMGGVLPVDLRVDTLSPELLAALGRVGEVRHTDAHTPGRVDVTLWLEREDALPALADAVHGHGARLYALSPRRPDLETMFLELIEGGAPQGQPSRSAVHA
- a CDS encoding GGDEF domain-containing protein, whose translation is MTAMPALFLEPPSLPPDTPPALLAALDRAASGPERAAAFLALARHFRGRALALALALAQTALARALEAGAALARRPGLTVEILSVLGGIEATQGRHERAFEHLALALDLAQEHGLRDLESRVFNNRAIVRMSTGDLVGARRDLEGAQALARRAADPVDLGHASVNLAYLENLAGDHAQALHQLNVLEELLASLPDPDRGSLGLYLHENRAHTLLNLAREARERGRPEAEAEARARTRAAIAATRAGLAERPDRLLALLTEAHAARLCLLEGRLSCAEDHALAALDHHTQLGQQSYLDAWLALAEVRAAQGQFGEAQQHYAAALASARAQQRHRETQDILRAVAGLYERQGDLAAALETLREALSGAQLALGRLAQIEGRHDDLARELRQARALAQGWQDSVRRAEDQARQDPLTGLLNRRGLHDALTELAGAGGAPLLLALFDIDDFKSVNDRHSHAVGDAALRAVALRLRAQAPAGSLLVRYGGEEFLLVVPGLPPAGAPALVEELRRAVGAQGWSGLPPGLHLTVSAGYAPAPGAGDQAFRTALEQADEQLYRAKRAGRNRVWPPLPTPVQADPQAGGTGRAARKRGR